In a single window of the Papaver somniferum cultivar HN1 chromosome 8, ASM357369v1, whole genome shotgun sequence genome:
- the LOC113302416 gene encoding protein EXORDIUM-like 2: protein MAFSPITKSLLFITILFLVLPLGSRAAHPANTNSVLTYHNGPMLTGQVNLAIMWYGRFARDTKNILRDFIRSLNAPRVGDPSVSEWWKTVERYQSAAHPGARSRPIRVKIAKQKTDKNYSVGKILTEDFIQPLIEQAIGGASSFVTVIFAARDVSVVDTCDGRCSKHGVLGAGRASRLYVVVGSPETECPGVCGWPFHKADYGPQTLPLQPPNGNIGADAMVIGLSQALAAVVTNPYNNGFFEGPLTRPLEAVTACPGMFGSGSFPGYTGKVLMSPGTGGCFNAHGVKGRKFLLPAIWSPDTRRCWTLL, encoded by the coding sequence ATGGCTTTCTCTCCTATCACCAAATCACTTCTGTTCATCACtattttgtttcttgttcttcCTCTCGGGTCACGTGCAGCACACCCCGCCAATACAAACTCGGTTCTTACTTACCACAATGGCCCTATGCTTACCGGTCAAGTTAACCTGGCCATTATGTGGTACGGCCGTTTCGCTAGAGACACCAAAAATATCCTTCGTGATTTCATACGTTCATTAAACGCTCCTAGGGTTGGAGATCCATCTGTTTCCGAATGGTGGAAAACCGTCGAAAGATACCAATCTGCTGCCCATCCAGGTGCTCGTAGTAGACCTATCCGGGTTAAGATTGCGAAACAGAAAACTGATAAAAACTATTCTGTTGGGAAAATATTGACCGAAGATTTTATTCAACCTCTAATCGAACAAGCTATCGGTGGTGCATCCTCTTTTGTTACTGTAATATTTGCGGCGAGAGATGTTTCAGTTGTTGATACATGCGACGGTCGGTGCTCTAAACATGGGGTACTTGGTGCAGGCCGAGCATCCCGTTTATATGTGGTTGTAGGAAGCCCAGAAACCGAATGCCCTGGTGTGTGTGGATGGCCATTTCATAAAGCTGATTACGGGCCACAAACTTTGCCTTTACAACCACCAAACGGGAATATTGGTGCAGATGCGATGGTTATAGGGCTTTCTCAGGCTCTGGCTGCCGTTGTTACTAATCCATACAACAACGGGTTTTTCGAGGGACCACTAACGAGACCACTCGAGGCTGTAACGGCTTGTCCTGGTATGTTTGGAAGTGGGTCGTTTCCTGGTTATACAGGTAAGGTTCTAATGTCACCTGGTACTGGTGGTTGCTTCAATGCTCATGGTGTCAAGGGACGGAAGTTCTTGCTTCCTGCAATTTGGAGCCCTGATACTCGTCGATGTTGGACCCTATTGTAA
- the LOC113301994 gene encoding amidophosphoribosyltransferase, chloroplastic-like, giving the protein MASTNLSSLSSSSTINLHQHQHLHKAPLPKPFQSPNLTTPNSFQSVSFIPTKNPINISCKNRNPISDFALDDHLTHSVQIYDDDVDDKLREECGVVGIYGDPEASRLCYLALHALQHRGQEGAGIVTVHENILKSITGVGLVSEVFNESKLNQLPGDSAIGHVRYSTAGSSMLKNVQPFVAGYRFGSVGVAHNGNLVNYRSLRAKLEENGSIFNTSSDTEVVLHLIAISKARPFLLRIVNACEQLEGAYSMVFVTEDKLVAVRDPHGFRPLVMGRRSNGAYVFASETCALDLIEATYEREVNPGEVIVIDKDGIQTLCLMPHFEPKSCIFEHIYFSQPNSIVFGRSVYKSRKEFGEILATEAPVDCDVVIAVPDSGVVAALGYAAKAGVPFEQGLIRSHYVGRTFIEPSQRIRDFGVKLKLAPVKAVIEGKRVVVVDDSIVRGTTSSKIVRLLKEAGAKEVHMRIASPPMVASCYYGVDTPSSEELISNRLSTEEIRKYIGSDSLAFLPFDSLKNLLKEDSSSFCYACFTGKYPVEPPSMEVKVKKVGDFVDDGVSGTLKSIEEGWVQVPRDQTATKV; this is encoded by the coding sequence ATGGCTTCAACAAATCTCTCATccctttcttcatcatcaacaataaACCTTCATCAACATCAGCATCTTCACAAAGCCCCTCTGCCTAAACCCTTCCAATCTCCCAATCTTACAACCCCAAATTCATTTCAATCAGTTTCTTTCATTCCAACTAAAAACCCTATTAATATTTCATGCAAAAATAGAAACCCCATTTCGGATTTCGCTTTAGATGATCACTTAACCCACTCTGTTCagatttatgatgatgatgttgacgaTAAATTAAGAGAAGAATGTGGTGTTGTAGGTATTTATGGTGACCCAGAAGCTTCAAGACTATGTTACTTGGCTCTTCATGCTCTTCAACATCGAGGGCAAGAAGGTGCTGGAATTGTTACAGTTCATGAGAACATACTCAAATCAATTACTGGGGTTggtttagtttctgaagtttttaatgaatcaaaacttaATCAACTTCCTGGTGATTCAGCAATTGGTCATGTGCGTTATTCAACTGCTGGTTCTTCAATGCTTAAAAATGTTCAACCTTTTGTTGCTGGTTATAGATTCGGTTCTGTTGGTGTGGCTCATAATGGAAATCTGGTAAACTATCGTTCTCTAAGAGCTAAACTTGAAGAAAATGGTTCAATTTTTAATACTAGTTCTGATACAGAAGTTGTTCTTCATTTAATTGCTATTTCAAAAGCTAGACCGTTTTTACTTAGAATTGTCAATGCTTGTGAACAACTTGAAGGGGCTTACTCAATGGTGTTTGTTACTGAAGACAAGTTAGTTGCAGTTCGAGACCCCCATGGGTTTCGTCCATTAGTTATGGGCAGAAGAAGTAATGGTGCTTATGTTTTTGCTTCCGAAACTTGTGCTTTAGATTTGATTGAAGCAACATATGAGAGAGAAGTTAATCCTGGTGAAGTGATTGTTATTGATAAAGATGGTATACAAACCCTTTGCTTAATGCCTCATTTTGAACCAAAATCGTGTATCTTTGAGCATATATATTTTTCTCAACCAAATTCAATTGTTTTTGGACGGTCAGTTTATAAATCAAGAAAAGAATTTGGTGAGATTTTAGCAACAGAAGCTCCCGTTGATTGTGATGTTGTAATAGCAGTTCCTGATTCCGGGGTTGTTGCTGCACTAGGGTATGCAGCAAAAGCTGGGGTTCCATTTGAACAAGGTTTGATAAGATCACATTACGTTGGAagaacatttattgaaccatcaCAGAGAATTCGAGATTTTGGAGTGAAATTGAAACTTGCACCTGTTAAGGCTGTCATAGAAGGTAAAAGAGTTGTTGTTGTGGATGATTCAATTGTTAGAGGAACAACTTCTTCGAAAATTGTTAGGTTACTGAAAGAAGCTGGAGCAAAAGAAGTTCATATGAGAATTGCTAGTCCACCAATGGTTGCTTCTTgttattatggagttgatacaCCAAGTTCCGAAGAGTTGATTTCAAATAGGTTGAGTACTGAAGAAATTAGGAAGTATATTGGATCTGATTCACTTGCTTTTCTGCCGTTTGATAGCTTGAAGAATTTACTCAAAGAAGATTCATCTTCATTTTGTTACGCTTGTTTCACCGGGAAGTACCCTGTTGAACCACCAAGCATGGAGGTTAAAGTGAAAAAAGTTGGTGACTTCGTCGATGATGGAGTGAGTGGAACTTTAAAATCTATCGAGGAAGGATGGGTTCAAGTGCCTAGAGATCAGACAGCTACTAAGGTTTAA